GGGGCGCGAGGGGCACGGCCTCGTCGCGGCGCGGCGTCCAGACGAGCTTCCAATACGCGCTGTCCTTGGGGTTGTACCCCAGCGTTGCTCCTGCGCGTCGTAGAAGAGGGCGAGGACGCCCTCGCGGGGCAGGTGGGGCAGGGCCTCGCCCCGGCACGCGGCGAGCTCGGCGAAATCGAGCTGGCCCACGAAGACGAGCAGGCCGCGGGGAGAGCGGGGCCACTCCGTGCCCGGTGGGACGAGCGGGTGTCCTCCATAGCGGCAGCCGGGCATGTCCGGATCCTCCGCGTCCCGGGCGGAGAAGAGGAGGCAGGGCGCGGCGGCGGACTCGAGGCGCTCGTGCCAGGCCTGGAGCGAGGAGGGAAGGGGAGGGAGCTCGAGCATGGGCGCGGGAGGCTACCCGACTCCGGGCGGCCGCTGGCGCTTCCGTGGTAGGGAAGCGGGCCATGCTCACGCGGACGCTCGAGCTCGACGGACCCGTTCACTCCATGGAGATTCCGGACGAGGTCCTCGCCACTGTGGAAACGTGGATGGATGGACCGGGCCGGGCGGCCCTGGGCAAGGGAGAGCGGGTGGCGCGGGCTTCCTGAGGTTAGACTCGGGGCATGAGCGCGCCGAACATCCGCCGGGCCATCCAGCTGCTTCCCACGTGTGCCACCACGGGCGTCGGGAGCCTTCCGCACACGCAGCTCGAGCTGGGCCTGCAGGCCGCGCTCGCGCTGGACATTCCCTTCCTGCCGCAGCTGCCGGTGGGGAGGCCCGCGGAGTTCATGATTCCGCAGGCGCTCGAGGGGTTGCCGGGCCTGCGGTGGGACGACGAGGGCATGTGCACGGTGGACCTGGGGGCGTGGGAGGCGGGGCGCGCGGATTTCCTGGAGCGGCTGGAAGCGGCGCTGTCCTCGGGAAGGCTGGAGGGCTTCGAGCCCTCGCTGGACAATTGCCGGGCCTGGAGGCCCTTCCTCTGGGAGGTGGAGAACCGGAAGCTGGCCTTCGCGAAGGCGCAGCTGGCGGGGCCCTTCACGGTGCGCTCGGTGGCGCGCACGAGCGAGGGGCACGCGACGTTGGACGTGCCGGGACTGGACGAGGCCATCTTCCGGCTGGTGCTGGCGCGCTCGCTGGGGATGGTGAAGGCGCTGCGGCGGGCGGGGACGACGCCGCTCTTCTTCCTGGACGAGCCGGGCCTGTACGCCTTCGAGCGCTCCAACCCGAGGCACCTGCTGGCGATGCAGGAGCTGCGGCTGCTGGTGGTGGCGTTGCAGCGCGAGGGAGCGCTGGTGGGCGTGCACTGCTGCGGCAACACGGACTGGGCGAGCCTGCTGGACGCGGGGCTGGACGTGCTGTCGCTGGACGTGCGGCTGTCGCTGGACGCGGTGCTGGAGGAGTCGGGAGCGTTCTCGCGCTTCCTGGACTCGGGGGCGACGCTGAGCCTGGGCATCATCCCCACGGACTTGGCGTCCACCTACGCGGTGGAGGAGCTGGTGGACGCGGTGGAGGTGTCCCTGAAGGCGGCGCTGCCACCGGGCCACGGTTTCGAGCGGGTGGGCTCGCAGGTGCTGCTGACGCCGGCCTGCGGCCTGGCGATGCGCACGGTGGTGGACGCGGAGCGCGTCCTCGAGCAGCTCAAGGTGGCGCAGCGCCGGCTCCAGGAGGCGCTGCTGGCCGAGCCGGTGGCGGCGGGCCGGCCCCCCTACGCGAGCTGAGCGCCAGGCGCACTCGGAGCGGCGGGCGGGCCGCGGACGATGTGCAGCTTCCCGTTCTCGAAGCGGGCCACGTCGCCGGGGTTCCAGTCCAGCACCTCGGTCGTGGCGCCCCGTGAGGCCAGCCCCGTGCGTACGCCCTCCTCCAGGTTGGCGTCCGCGTCCACGCCGATGCCCTGGAACATGTGCGCGTAGGGCAGCACGTAGCGGGCTTGGGCCGCGAGGCTCGCGCGCGCCACTCCGTCCACGCCCAGCGTCATGGAGCGCACGTTCCCGGCCCGGTGCTGCGCGAAGGTGGCGCGCAGCTGCTCGAAGGGCAGGGTGAGGGCGTACTGCGGCAGCCCGATGTTGATGGACTCCGGGAAGGAGCGGAAGTTGCTCAGCACCACGTCGGCGGGCCCTCGCTGCTCCGTGTTCTGGCGCACCGCCTCGACCATGTCGCCCAGGGGATCCGAGCCGCTGTCCACGAGCACCACCGCGCTGAACTCCGGGGTGGTGAAGCGGTAGCAATTGCCCCAGGAGCGCAGCCCGTCCGCGGGCCCGGGCGAGCCGGCCGTCGGCTGCTCTCCATAGAAGGGCAGGATGTCGATGTCGATGTCTCCCACGCGCAGCGTGCTCCCCCAGGCCGGGGCAATGGCCTTGAGCCCCACCTGGCCCAGCGAGGCCGAGAAGTCCTCCGGCGTGAGCAGGTTGGGCCGCGGCACCTGGGGCACGATGACGGGGAGGTCCGCACGGCTGGCGTAGCGCAGGATGGACGGCAGGTACCAGTGGTCCTCGTGCTGGTGGGTGATGAGGATGGCGTCCAGCTCGAGCGGCCCGGACTCCCGGGGGTAGCGCGAGAAGTGGGTCGCCTCTCCCAGGCTGAGCACCTGGGGATCCAGCAACAGCGTGGTCGTCTTCGAGCGGATGACGAGGCTGGCGTGCTCACGGCGGTAGATGCCGGGCGCATCCACCACCGGCCATGCGCCGTAGGACGCCTCGTCCCCGGCGGGCTCGAGGCACGCGCCGAACACCTGCGCGAAGCGGCTCGTCAGGTGGGAGGCCGCGGCGCCTCGCAGATCCTCCGCGTCCCGGCTGTAGCCGGCGGCGCGGATCAACTGGGCCACCCAGCTCACGGACTCCGTTGGCAGACGCAACCCGGCGCGCAGCAGCTCCTGTCCCCGCTTCGCCTGCGCGTACAGCGTCCAGTCCCGCACCGGCGTGCCGAAGGCGCCGAAGAGCAGGGTGTCGGAGGCCACCACTCCGCCCTTCTGGATCTCCTCGGGGTGGAAGAGCTCCGGGGAGAGCTTCTTCGCCGCCACCAGACGCTCGAACCGGCGCTGGCACTCGTCCGGCTCGAACTGGGCGTCCAACCATTGCTGGAGCAGCAAGCCGAAGGCGACGTTGGGCAGCGTGGGCTTGAGGATGAGGGCACTGCTTCCAGAGAACAGCATGGGGGTCTCCTGCGGATGGGTCTGGTGTGCAGCGGGCTTCAGGCGGCGGAGGTGCTCGGGGTCTTGTCAGCCGGCTGCTGGCCCTGGAGTTGGGCGTGGATGAGCTGGGCGTAGAGGCCGCCGCGGGCCACGAGCTCGTGGTGCTTGCCCTGCTCGGCGAGCCGGCCCTTGTCCATCACGAGGATGAGGTCCGCGTTCATCACCGTGCTCAGCCGGTGGGCGATGACGATCCGGGTGCAGCGCAGGGAGGAGATCGACTCGAGCACCCGGGCCTCCGTCACGGCGTCCAGCGCGCTCGTCGCCTCGTCCAGCAGCAGCATGGCGGGATTGCGCACCAGCGCCCGGGCCATTCCCAGCCGCTGCCGCTGCCCGCCCGACAGCTGCTGTCCCTGGTTGGCCAGCGGCGTGTTGTAGCCGAGCGGCAGGGCGACGATGTCGTCGTGGAGCTGCGCCAGCCTCGCCGCCTGCTCCACGGCCTTCATCGGAAGGTCTGGCTCGTCGAGGGTGATGTTGTCGCGCACGGTGCTGCCGAAGAAGGCGGGGTTCTGCAGCACCACCCCCATCTGACGGCGCACCGCATGCAGGTCCAGGTCCACCAGGTTCGCTCCGTCGTAGCGCACGCAGCCGGAGGTGGGCAGGTACAGGCCGAGCAGGAGGTTGGCCAACGTGCTCTTTCCCGCGCCGGACCTGCCCACGATGGCCACCATGCTGCCGGGCTCGATGCGCACGGAGACGTCCTGCACCACCAGGGGCGTGTCGGGGGAGTAGCGGAAGCTCACCTGCTCCAGCTCGCAGGCCCCGGTGAGGGTGGGGGCATGGCCCGACCTGTCCTTGGGCCGCTCGGGGGGCGTTTCCAGCACGTCCCGGAGCCGCTCCAGGTAGCTGCCCATCTGTTGCAGCTGGCCCGCGGTGGCGACGAGGTTGGAGAGCGGCCCGAGCACCGAGGCGGCCAGGGCGTTGATGGCCAGCATCTGTCCGGTGCTCAGCTCCTGGTTCACCACCTGCCACGTGCCCAGCATCAGCAGCAACAGGGGAGAGCCCAGCCGCAGCGTGCTCGTCGCGCTCTCCACCCACACGCCCAGGATCCCTCGCGCCAGCGACACGTTGAGCAGGTCCACGAAGAGGTTGGAGTACGTCTGGACCGAGCGCTCCTCCATCCCGAAGGCCTTGAGCGTCTGGATGCCCGAGAGCATCTCCATCTGGTACGTCGCGTTCTTGGCCTCCAGCTCCAGGCTCTGGGACAGCAGTTGCTGCTGCCGGTGGCGCGAGAGCAGGAAGACGAGCACCTGCATCCCTCCGAGCGCCACCACCAGCAGTCCCATCGCGGGGCTGGTGGCGAAGAGGATGCTCAGGTAGAGCACCACCATGCCCCCGTCCAGCAGGGTGGAGAGGGTGCTCGAGGAGAGCAGATCCCTCATGCTGGTGTTCATGGACAGCCGCATCATCAGGTCGCCCGTGGGCCGCGACTGGAAGAAGGGGAAGGAGAGGCTGACCAGGTGCTCCAGGAAGCCGAGCGTCAGCTCGGAGTCCACGCGGATGCGCAGCGCGGTGATCAGGTAGCCGCGGATGAGCGACGCCAGGAACTGGAACACCACGATGGACATCATCCCCACGCCCGCCACCAGCAGCAGGTGCGTGTCCCCGCGCGGAATCACCTGGTCCACCAGCAGGCCCGTCAGCAGCGGCAGCGTCAGCGCGAAGAGCTGCACCAGCAGCGACAGCACGAGGATGCGGCGCAGCGCCACCGACTGTTTGAGCAGGGGGGCGACGTAGCGGCGCCAGTCCGTCCTGCGCGGCTGGCTCTTGACGAAGTCCTCCCCCGGCTCCAGCAGCAGCGCCACCCCGGTGAAGGACTGACGGAACTTCTCCATCGTCACCCGGCGCCGGCCCTGCGCGGGATCCACGATGTCCACGTAGTCCGAGCCCAGCCCCTCGAAGACGACGTAGTGGTTGAAGCGCCAGTGGAGGATGGTTCCGGTCTCCACGAAGGGCAGCCGGTCCACGTCGATGGAGACGCCCCGGGCGCGCAGGCCGAAGCGCCGGGCCGCCGCCACCAGCGAGAAGGCCGTCGTGCCGTCGCGGGACACCCCCGTCACCTTGCGCACCTCCTCGAGCGTGACGTGCCGGCCGTGGTAGCCCAGCACCATCCCCAGGCAGGCGGCGCCGCAGTCCATGACCGTGAGCTGGCGGATCTCCTGCAGCCGCCTCGGGCGCAGCCGCCCCCACAGCCGGCGCAGCGCTGGAAAACGCTCGAGCAACGGGCGCTGCTTCTCAGCGGTCATGAGCGAACAGTCCCTTCAAGGCGGGTACCAGGGTCAGCAGGATGCTCTCGGTGCGCACCCGGGCCTCGGCTCGGGCGGGCATTCCGTCGAAGTAGTGGTGGGGCTGGCCCTCGCGCTCGAAGCTCCGCGCGGGCAGCCGGGCGCGCACCAGGACGAAGGCGCCCTTGAACTCGAAGGCATCGGCCAGTCCCGGCCCCAGCGCGCGGCGCACCTCGTTGGGACCGATGATCTGATCTCCCACGTGCTCCACCGTCGCCTCGCGGTACTCGTAGCGGGAGCCGTCCAGCTCCACGCGCACCAGGGTGCCCGGCTTCAGGTAGGGGCGGTATTGGCCGGGCAGGAAGGCCAGCAGCACCGGCGAGGCATTGGCCGGGACGAGGGACAGCACGCTCACGCCGGCGGTGAGGTACTGGCCCGGCTGCACGCGCACGTCCGTGACGATGCCCTCGCTGGGGGCTCGCAGCGTCCGCGCCGCCACCCGGGCCTCGGCCAGCTCCTGCTCGGCGCGCAGCGAGGTGAGTGCCTGGCGGGCCGCGGCATCCGAGGGCTCCCTCAGGTAGCGCACCAGCTGCATCTCGAACTCATGGCGCAGCCGCTCCACCGTGGCGGCTTCCTCGAGGGAGACGAACGTGACCAGCTCCTGGCCCGCCCGCACCCGCTGGCCCATCTTCACTTCCACGGTGGAGACGAGCCCGGCGCCGTGGCTCGTCAGCTCCACCTTCCCCTCCAGCTGCACCACGGCCGGGCCGGAGGCGTACTCGTTGAGGTTGCCCACCACGCAGTAGAAGAACCCGGTGCACAACACGCCCAGCAACAGCCAGTACAGCCAGTTCGTCCACGCGGGCGAGATGTGGAGGATGTCTCCCTCCTCCCGCACGTTGCTGGCGTAGTGCTCGAGCGCTTCCTGGCGGTAGATGGAATTCTTGCCTTGCACGCTGGTGCTCCCGCCCTAGGGGCTCACAGAGGAGGTCACCCGGGCTCCGGGCACCACCCACACCCGGACGACGGTGCCCAGGGGCAGCCGCTGCCCGGGCCGCGCCGTCACGTTGGCGATGGCCAACACCATCCGCGAGGCGCTATCCACCTCGGGCGCCACGCTCTCCACGACACCCTCGAGCCGCTCGGCGACCCCCTGGACCTCGAGCTGCACGGGGGTGCCCTCCGCGACCCCCGGGGCGTGCGCTTCGGGGATGGCGAAGCGCACCTGCTGGGCACTGTCCGCCAGCAGGTGGAGCAGGGGGCGGCCGGTGCTCACCAGCGCGCCGGGGTCCAGGTAGCGCATGGACACGGTGCCGTCGACAGGGGCTCGCAAGGTGGCCTCGGACAGGCGCAGCCGCAGCTGCTCCACCCGGGACTGGTGGCTCTGCACCTGGGCCTTGGCGGCGGCGGCCTTCGCGGCGGCTGTCTTCTGCGCGAAGCGCAGCCGGGCCTGCTCCTCCTCGGACATGGCACCCAGGGCGGCCAGCTTCTCGTTGCCTCCGCGCTGCAGCGATTCCTCGGCCGACAGGAGCGCCAGCTTCGCCACCTCCTCCTCGGCGTGCATGGCCTCCAGGTCCGCCTGGGCGATGGCCAGCTCGTGCTGGAGGGGCTGCACGTCGAGCCGGGCCAGCACGTCTCCCTTGCGCACCCGGCCACCCACCCGCACCGCCACGTGCTCCAGCCTCCCGTCGAACTTCGCCGAGATGTCCACGCTGCCGCCGGCGACGATGACCCCGATGAAGCCGGGGCCCTCACCGGAGGGGGCCGGGCGGGCTTCCGCCAGAGGCAGCTCGGCGGGGACCGCGAGCGGCGGTGGGCTGGCCGGGGCACGGTGCACGAGCAACAGCCCCATGCCCGCCAGCAGCACGACTCCGGTTCCTACGATGACGAGTCGCTGAGACATCGCGCGTAGATTATCGGATCGTTCCGACTGGAGCAGCCGGGGGTTCGAGCATCAGCACGCTCGGAACCCGCCCGGGCGCCGCGAAGCGCAGCAGGCCCCAGCCAATGCCCGCCAGGCCCGTCATCAATCCGGGGGTGTCCAGGCCGAGGGGGGTGGCGCAGCGCCAGGCGTGCTGCTCGGCCCGGGCGAGCAGGGAGCCCAGGGTGGCCTGGATGAAGGCGTCCGTTCCGTCGGGGGCTTCGCCGGCCGCCTGGGCGCTCACCAACACCTCCAGGTTGCCCATGTCTCCATGGCACAGCGAGTCATTGTGGCCGAAGCCGTGCTTCAACGTGCCGGCCACCGCCGCGCGGAGCTCCTCGCGGAGCTGGGGCGTATCGAGGTGGCGCAGCATGCGGGCCCGCGCCAGGCCGATGCCGGGAGCGCCATAGCACCACGCCTGGACGGACTGGGAGTGGGTGCGCGTGTCCTTCCAGTTGAGCTGCTCGGGGCTGAAGAGGGTGCGCTCGTAGGCGAGCGCCTCCTGGGCGGTCTCGGCGAAGCGCGGCTCGCCCGAGGCCGTGGCGAGCTCCAGCAGGGCCCACGCCATGCCCGAGGCCCCGTGGGAGAAGCCGCTGAGGGGCTGGGTGGACGGCACCGTCGTCATCCACCCGGCGCCCTGGGCCTGTGGCTGGCGCGTGGCCAGCAGCTGCTCGCCGCAGCTCACGGCCGCCGCCAGCGCGCGCGGGGAGCCCGTGGTGTGGTGCAGCGCGAGCAGCCCGCCAATGCAGCCGGCCGCACCGGCGATGATGTCCAGGTTGCGATCCTGCGCGATGAACGGCAGCAGCGGCTCGAGGTGCGACTCCGCCTCGGCCAGCAGCGCCGGCTCGTCGAGCAGCACGCCCAGGTGCGTCATCACGTAGAGGACACCGCCCCAGCCCTCGAAGCCGCCGAGCACCTTCATCCGGGTGCGAGAGCGCTCCGCGATCCGCCGCAGGCTGTCGCTGGCGTTGCGGGCCACGCGCGTGAAGCGCTCCTCGCCCGAGAGCCGGCCGAGCTGTGCCAGGAAGAGGGCCACGCCCGACATGCCGCCATAGAGGTCCAACGTCAGCGGGGAGAAGGACCAGCTCTGGAAGCTGTCCTGGCGCAGACCCATCCAGCCGAGCAGGCCCTCATCACTGGAAGCCAGGGTGAGGAGCCGGTCGCCCACGGCGCGAGCCGCCGCCATCAGCCGCGTGGGCTCCACCGGTACCGGCTCCCGCCGCGGGGGCGGGGCGGGCTCCGGCGGCAGCTCGGGCAGCGAGGACACCAGGGACGAGCGGACCCACCAGAGGTGCCGCTCCAGGTCCGCCTCGCCCATGTCCCGCAGCCGCTGCTCGCACACCGCCATGCCGGTGCTCCACAGCGCGCCGGGGAACGTCCCGCCCGGCCCGCCGTCCAGGTCCGTCGAGTCGGGCCGCGTGGAGAAGCGGGGGATGTCGCCGCGGTGCAGGGCCGCGCGCTCCTCGGTGATGACACTCGCCAGGAAGGGCCGGCGCCGCATGCCCATCCACAGATTGTCGAAGTACTTCTCCCGCTCCAGTCCGTCGCGCAGCAGGTCCGGGTGGTAGCTCTCCTGGAGGAGCTTGTAATAGATCTGCGTCGAGCGCAGCAGCACGCGGATCTCCACCGGGAGGAAGCGCCGCAGGGGCCCCTCGGGCGCGAGCAGCGCGTCACGCTCCCGCTGCAGCAGCCGGTACATCTGCTCGAATCCCGCGCACAAGCTCTCCAGGTAGCGGCCTGGCTGGACCGGCTCACCGCGCACGGTGGGCATGTTGCGCGCGCCGTTCATCAGGATGCGCTTGCGGTACTGCCGCATGGTGTCCTCGCCCGTGTCCTCCCAATGAGGCACTTCGTGCGGGGTGAGCTTGCCCGCGGGCGAGCCCATTCCACCCACGTCCACGCCCTCGTTCTGCTCGGTGGCCCAGGCGCGCAGGGGCAGCATGGAGATGCGGCTGACGGAGTAGTCGATGATGCGGACGAAGAACTGCTCCTCCCGGGTGGGGAAGTTCATCCGGTCGCTGATCTGCGGGTGGAACAGCGTCTCGAGGTCCACCACCACCGGGTGCTCGCCCTCGGCGATGAGGTTCTCGAAGTGCATGTCCATGCCTCCCACGTGGTGGAAGAGGCACAGCAGCGCGCCCATGCGCTGGTAGAACCGTTGGATGCCCTCCTCGGACTCGCATGGCCGGGCGTCCACGTACTCGCACCAGCCGTAGCCGTCGCGCGCCACCATCCGCAGCTGCCGGAAGGGGGGCAGCTCTCCCCGCTCGCCCAGCCAGGCCAGCAGCTCATGGAAGCGCTGGTCCACCCCGAACGAGCGGGGCTTGTAGACGAGCTTGCTGCCCGAGGAGAAGGTGAGCATGTGCACCGCGCGCCCGTTGTGGTGCTGGTCACCTGCCTGGCCGGAGAACTCCGTCAGGACGCCTGGGTCCGCGGGCAGCAGCGTCTCGCGCAGCGCCGGGCCATCCGCGGCCAGCCGGGTGGCCAGCTCCCTGCTGGTCTCCACCCACCGCTCGACGGCTTCCACGCACAGCCGCGCCAGCACGGGGTATTCCTCGAAGAGGCCGAGCGCGAACTTCGGCTCGCGCAGCAACGTGACGAAGCTGCGGAAGCGCTCCGGGCCCGTCTCTCCCTGGAGCTGGCCGCGCAGCCGGGCCACGTTCATCTCCAGCACCAGCGTGCGGTTGATCCGGTCCAGCAACCGCACCGGCAGCCCCGCGAAGAGCAGCGGCTCCAGCCGCTCCGGCTCGAACAGCAGCCCGGAGTGCGCGCGCGCCACTTCCTGGACGTGGGCCCGCACGCGAGCCCGGCCCTGCTCGATGAGCGGGCGTACCCACTCCAGGAATCCCACGGTGGCAACACCCTGGAGGTTCTTGGGGACGGGAAAGGGCTCGGAGGAGACCGGCTGGGAGAACGCTTCCTGGAGCGTCGTCAGCCAGGGGAGCCGGCCTCCCAGCCGCTGCTTCAGCTCCTCCAGGGGCTCGGTGAGCAGGGCGCCCAGCTGCGCCTCCGTCAGCCCTTCCGCCTCCAGCCGCCGCTCGAAGGCAATCACCGAGGTGAAGGGCTCCTTCGCGCGCCACGGCTCCAGCCGCCGTTGCACCTCCTCGGTGCTCGCGCCGCCCGCCGCTCTTCCTGGCCCCTGCTGCCTTTCTCGCAACCACACCGCACGGAACCACGCTGCCGATCCGAAGGAAGACTCAGTCACGATGTGTGTCTCCGCGGGGGAGAGGGCAAAAACACTCGCGCGCCGCAGCCTGGATTGGGCATGCGGCGCGCGGGAGATGCTACTTCATGTCTGCGAAAGGCTTAGCAGCAGGCCGTCGCCGTCGTGGAGTAGGTGCAGCAGGACGTCTTGGTGACCGACACGTCGATGTCGACCGCCTCCGCGTAACCACCGGCAACTCCCTCGAGGTCCGAATCGGTCAACTCGACCATGCCGGCCGGGTTCTGCGGCAGCTGGGCGCGCTCCTCGGTGGTCAGGCTCATGCGGTACTGCTCATCCTTCCACGCGCGAACCACATCGATGTTGCTCATGATCAGCTCCTCAAGGGGGGGTGGATACGGGTAAAACGGGTGCAGCTCGCAATCACCGGCTAACTGAATAAGTCCGAACCGGCTGAAAATCACTATAGACCTTCTAATCCCGTCGTCAAGCACCCCCCCTGGCTGTCGGCGCGGGTTTTCCGCGGGCGGAGGGGGAGCAGGTGCGCACGGGTAGGGATTGCCGTGACCGGGAGCATCAGGGCGTCTGGCGAATATGCTGGAGTTCGAATCCCCGGAGTGGAGCCCCGCACCCATGGAGAGCCCCTTGCGCATCGCACTGCCTTTCGAGCCTCGCCAGCACCTGGCGTCCGAGAATCCATCGGGCTTCCACATCGTCAACGCCGAGTTCCTCCATGCGCTGGCGCGCCACGGCCGCTCGGGTGAGTTGTTGCTGCTGGCGGCCAGGGCGAACGCGGCTCCTCCCGGGCTCGGAGGAGAGGGCGCGCTCAAGCAGACCCGGGTGCTCGACATCCTGGAGCTCGTGCGTCAGCCGCAGCCGCCGCCGGTCGATCTCCTGCATGATCTCTCATGCCAGGTGGATCGCGCCCTCACCGTGCGAGGCCACTGGAATGGGCCGGCCTTTCCCCTCACGTTCGTCAGCCACGGCCTGGTCCTCCAGCTCTCCCTTCGCGCGTTGGCGTACCCGCTCCTGCTCGGCGGCATCCAGCCGTTCGATTCGTTGATCTGCATCTCCCATGGCATCAAGCGCGGACTGGAGCGGTTGCTCGACTCGGCGGCCGAGTCCTTTGCACGGGTGGCGGGGGCGGACGCCCCGCGGTTGCGCTACCGGGGCCGCCTCGACGTCATCCATTGGGCGGTGGACTCCGAGCGCTTCGGCTCGGTGGCCCGGAGCGAGGCCCGCGCCGCCCTGGGCATTCCCCAGGACGCCTTCGTCCTGCTCTCCATCGGCCGCATCTCGCCGTTCAGCAAGGGGGACCTGCTGCCGTTGCTCGGGCTGTTCCGCGACCTGCGCGCGAGCAACCCCGAGCGCAAGCTCCGCCTCGTCATCGCCGGCTCGGTGGATGTGCAGTCCTACAACACCGTGCTCCAGGGCCATGCCAGGTCGCTGGGGGTGACCGAGCACGTGCAGTGGCTCGGCGGCGTCGAGCCCTCGCGGCGGCACCTCGTGCATGCGGCGGCGGATGTCTTCGTCAGCCTGAACGACGCGACGGGCGAGGGCTTCGGGCTCACACCGCTGGAGGCCCTGGCGAGTGGTGTGCCCCAGGTCGTATCGGACTGGGATGGCATGCGGGAGATGCTGGTCCATGGAGAGACGGGCTTCCTGGTGCCCACGGTCTGGGCCAATTGCGACGACGAGCTCATCCTGCATGGGCTGGTCGGCGGTCAGACACACCGCGACCTCTGGACGGCGCAGTCGATCGCCACGGACATGACCGCGATGCGGCGGTCGCTCCAGGCCCTCATCGACAGCCCGGAGTTGCGTGCGCGGATGGGGGAGGCCTCCCGGCTCCGGGCCGCCCGGCTGTTCTCGTGGAAGGAGATCATCCGGCAGTACGAGGAACTGTGGCAGGAGCTCGCTGGCCTGGCGCGGGCAGCCCCGCCCGCTCGTGCGCAGATGCTCCCAGAGGCCATCCACGGCGTCCTGGGCCACTACGCGGCGGAGCAGCTCGAGCCCTCCACGCCGCTGAAGCTCACGGAGGCGGGCTCGCGCCTGCTCACCCAGGGCGAGTTCGTTCCTCTCTACGGCCAGCCGCCCCCGGTGGAGCCGGAGCGCGTCGTGGCGCTGCTGGGAGCGCTGAGCGCCCGGAATGGAGGGCCGTGCACGCTCGCGACGCTCGAGCAGGACACGCTCGCCACCTGGGGCTCGGGCCACACCTGGTTCCTGCGCCATGTGCTGTGGCTGCTCAAGTTCGGGCTCCTCGAGGTGGAGCGTCCACTCCCTGGAGTGGGCTGAGCAGGCCGGAAGCCGCTGAAGGTCCGTCCGCTCGAATCACCATCCCAGCCTGGAGGCCCGCACCATGGAGAGTCC
The sequence above is drawn from the Archangium gephyra genome and encodes:
- a CDS encoding MBL fold metallo-hydrolase, with the protein product MLFSGSSALILKPTLPNVAFGLLLQQWLDAQFEPDECQRRFERLVAAKKLSPELFHPEEIQKGGVVASDTLLFGAFGTPVRDWTLYAQAKRGQELLRAGLRLPTESVSWVAQLIRAAGYSRDAEDLRGAAASHLTSRFAQVFGACLEPAGDEASYGAWPVVDAPGIYRREHASLVIRSKTTTLLLDPQVLSLGEATHFSRYPRESGPLELDAILITHQHEDHWYLPSILRYASRADLPVIVPQVPRPNLLTPEDFSASLGQVGLKAIAPAWGSTLRVGDIDIDILPFYGEQPTAGSPGPADGLRSWGNCYRFTTPEFSAVVLVDSGSDPLGDMVEAVRQNTEQRGPADVVLSNFRSFPESINIGLPQYALTLPFEQLRATFAQHRAGNVRSMTLGVDGVARASLAAQARYVLPYAHMFQGIGVDADANLEEGVRTGLASRGATTEVLDWNPGDVARFENGKLHIVRGPPAAPSAPGAQLA
- a CDS encoding peptidase domain-containing ABC transporter codes for the protein MTAEKQRPLLERFPALRRLWGRLRPRRLQEIRQLTVMDCGAACLGMVLGYHGRHVTLEEVRKVTGVSRDGTTAFSLVAAARRFGLRARGVSIDVDRLPFVETGTILHWRFNHYVVFEGLGSDYVDIVDPAQGRRRVTMEKFRQSFTGVALLLEPGEDFVKSQPRRTDWRRYVAPLLKQSVALRRILVLSLLVQLFALTLPLLTGLLVDQVIPRGDTHLLLVAGVGMMSIVVFQFLASLIRGYLITALRIRVDSELTLGFLEHLVSLSFPFFQSRPTGDLMMRLSMNTSMRDLLSSSTLSTLLDGGMVVLYLSILFATSPAMGLLVVALGGMQVLVFLLSRHRQQQLLSQSLELEAKNATYQMEMLSGIQTLKAFGMEERSVQTYSNLFVDLLNVSLARGILGVWVESATSTLRLGSPLLLLMLGTWQVVNQELSTGQMLAINALAASVLGPLSNLVATAGQLQQMGSYLERLRDVLETPPERPKDRSGHAPTLTGACELEQVSFRYSPDTPLVVQDVSVRIEPGSMVAIVGRSGAGKSTLANLLLGLYLPTSGCVRYDGANLVDLDLHAVRRQMGVVLQNPAFFGSTVRDNITLDEPDLPMKAVEQAARLAQLHDDIVALPLGYNTPLANQGQQLSGGQRQRLGMARALVRNPAMLLLDEATSALDAVTEARVLESISSLRCTRIVIAHRLSTVMNADLILVMDKGRLAEQGKHHELVARGGLYAQLIHAQLQGQQPADKTPSTSAA
- a CDS encoding efflux RND transporter periplasmic adaptor subunit codes for the protein MQGKNSIYRQEALEHYASNVREEGDILHISPAWTNWLYWLLLGVLCTGFFYCVVGNLNEYASGPAVVQLEGKVELTSHGAGLVSTVEVKMGQRVRAGQELVTFVSLEEAATVERLRHEFEMQLVRYLREPSDAAARQALTSLRAEQELAEARVAARTLRAPSEGIVTDVRVQPGQYLTAGVSVLSLVPANASPVLLAFLPGQYRPYLKPGTLVRVELDGSRYEYREATVEHVGDQIIGPNEVRRALGPGLADAFEFKGAFVLVRARLPARSFEREGQPHHYFDGMPARAEARVRTESILLTLVPALKGLFAHDR
- a CDS encoding efflux RND transporter periplasmic adaptor subunit produces the protein MSQRLVIVGTGVVLLAGMGLLLVHRAPASPPPLAVPAELPLAEARPAPSGEGPGFIGVIVAGGSVDISAKFDGRLEHVAVRVGGRVRKGDVLARLDVQPLQHELAIAQADLEAMHAEEEVAKLALLSAEESLQRGGNEKLAALGAMSEEEQARLRFAQKTAAAKAAAAKAQVQSHQSRVEQLRLRLSEATLRAPVDGTVSMRYLDPGALVSTGRPLLHLLADSAQQVRFAIPEAHAPGVAEGTPVQLEVQGVAERLEGVVESVAPEVDSASRMVLAIANVTARPGQRLPLGTVVRVWVVPGARVTSSVSP
- a CDS encoding type 2 lanthipeptide synthetase LanM family protein — protein: MQRRLEPWRAKEPFTSVIAFERRLEAEGLTEAQLGALLTEPLEELKQRLGGRLPWLTTLQEAFSQPVSSEPFPVPKNLQGVATVGFLEWVRPLIEQGRARVRAHVQEVARAHSGLLFEPERLEPLLFAGLPVRLLDRINRTLVLEMNVARLRGQLQGETGPERFRSFVTLLREPKFALGLFEEYPVLARLCVEAVERWVETSRELATRLAADGPALRETLLPADPGVLTEFSGQAGDQHHNGRAVHMLTFSSGSKLVYKPRSFGVDQRFHELLAWLGERGELPPFRQLRMVARDGYGWCEYVDARPCESEEGIQRFYQRMGALLCLFHHVGGMDMHFENLIAEGEHPVVVDLETLFHPQISDRMNFPTREEQFFVRIIDYSVSRISMLPLRAWATEQNEGVDVGGMGSPAGKLTPHEVPHWEDTGEDTMRQYRKRILMNGARNMPTVRGEPVQPGRYLESLCAGFEQMYRLLQRERDALLAPEGPLRRFLPVEIRVLLRSTQIYYKLLQESYHPDLLRDGLEREKYFDNLWMGMRRRPFLASVITEERAALHRGDIPRFSTRPDSTDLDGGPGGTFPGALWSTGMAVCEQRLRDMGEADLERHLWWVRSSLVSSLPELPPEPAPPPRREPVPVEPTRLMAAARAVGDRLLTLASSDEGLLGWMGLRQDSFQSWSFSPLTLDLYGGMSGVALFLAQLGRLSGEERFTRVARNASDSLRRIAERSRTRMKVLGGFEGWGGVLYVMTHLGVLLDEPALLAEAESHLEPLLPFIAQDRNLDIIAGAAGCIGGLLALHHTTGSPRALAAAVSCGEQLLATRQPQAQGAGWMTTVPSTQPLSGFSHGASGMAWALLELATASGEPRFAETAQEALAYERTLFSPEQLNWKDTRTHSQSVQAWCYGAPGIGLARARMLRHLDTPQLREELRAAVAGTLKHGFGHNDSLCHGDMGNLEVLVSAQAAGEAPDGTDAFIQATLGSLLARAEQHAWRCATPLGLDTPGLMTGLAGIGWGLLRFAAPGRVPSVLMLEPPAAPVGTIR